The Nocardia sp. NBC_01329 sequence TCCCCGGGTGGCTGCGTCGAGTGCGATTCCGGCACCGACGACCCCGCCGCCGACCACCACCACATCGAAATGTTCCTTGCCCATGCGGTCCCATGCCGCGCGACGCTGATCCGGTCCGAGAAATTGCGATCCCGGTTGTATGGGCATCATTCCTCCTCGTGAGCAGGTACATGCGGTTCGCGGAGGCCGTAGCGAACGCGCAGGTCGGTTCGACTCCTGGAGTACGAGATCGACTGGGTTCGGCTGTGGATTCCCGCTTTCGATCTACAGCGTAGGCGGAAAACCGGGGCGCGCCACCACAGGGAGACAGCCGTCACCGACATGCCGGATTACGCTAGCCTCTCGCCATGCGCTATGTGGCCGCCATCGACCAGGGCACGACCTCGAGCAGATGTATCTTGTTCGACCGGCAGGGACAGATCGCGGGCGTCGCCCAGCGCGAGCACGATCAGATCTTCCCGAAGCCCGGCTGGGTCGAGCACGACCCGGAAACGCTCTGGCGCAATACCGAATTCGTCCTCGGCGCAGTCCTGGACGAGGCGGATATCACCGCTGCCGATATCGCGGCGGTCGGGGCCACCAATCAACGTGAGACGACCGTCGTCTGGGAGCGCGACACCGGGCGGCCCGTGCACAACGCCATCGTCTGGCAGGACACCCGCACCGACCGCCTGTGCACCGAACTCGCCGGGGAGTCCGGCGCGGCGCGTTACGCCGAACGCACCGGACTACCGCTGTCCACCTACTTCTCCGGGCCGAAGGTCCGCTGGATCCTCGATACCGTGCCGGGTGCCCGGGAGCGCGCCGAGGCGGGCGAACTGTGTTTCGGCACCGTCGACAGCTGGCTGCTGTGGAAGCTCACCGGCCGGCACATCACCGACGTCACCAACGCCTCCCGCACCTTGTTGATGGATCTGCGGACGCTCGCCTGGGATGAGCAGATCTGCGCGGAGATCGGGGTACCCGTCGCGATGCTCCCGGAGATCCGCAGTTCGTCGGAGATCTACGCGGAGATCGGCGCGGGTCCGCTGGCGGGGGTGCCGGTCGCCGGAATCCTCGGCGATCAGCAGGCCGCGATGTTCGGCCAGGCGTGCCTGGCTCCGGGCGAGGCAAAGAACACCTACGGCACCGGCAACTTCATGCTGCTGAACACCGGCACCACCCCGGTCTTCAGCGAGCACGGACTGCTCACCACGGTCTGCTACCGGCTCGGCGAAGATCCGCCGGTGTACGCGCTGGAGGGGTCGATCGCGGTGACCGGCGCTCTGGTGCAGTGGTTCCGAGACAATCTCGGCATCATCTCCGCGGCGCCGGAGATCGAAGATCTCGCGCGCACGGTGGAGGACAACGGCGGCGCCTATATCGTGCCGGCGTTCTCCGGCCTGTTCGCCCCGCGCTGGCGGCCCGATGCCCGCGGGGTGATCGCCGGCCTCACTCGCTTCGTCACCAAAGCCCACCTCGCCCGCGCGATCCTGGAATCGACCGCGTTCCAGACCCGTGAGGTGATGGACGCCATGCGTGCCGATGCCGAAGCCCGGTCGTTGGATCTGGAGGCGACCGCGCTCAAGGTCGACGGCGGGATGGTGGGCAACGACCTGCTGATGCAGTTCCAGGCCGATATCCTCGATCTACCGGTCGTCCGCCCGCTGGTCAACGAGACCACGGCGCTCGGGGCCGCCTACGCGGCCGGGCTGGCGGTCGGATACTGGTCGGGCACCGACGATATCCGGGCCAACTGGACCGCGGACAAGACCTGGATTCCCGCCATGTCCGCCACCGAACGCGAAACCCGGCTCGGTGACTGGAACAAGGCGGTCGAACGGACCTACAACTGGGCGGAGTGAACCGGCGTCCGGTGCTCGGCGGCGCGGGCCAGCCGTGTCACCGCCTCGGCGAGCGCTTCCGGCGCAGCGGTGGTGAAACACATCCGCATAGCGTTCGAATAGAGCTCGCTCACCGCGAAGGCCCGCCCCGGTACGAAGGCGACCCCGGCGTCGAGCGCGTGGGGCAGTAGTTCGGTGGTGTCGGTTCCGTCGGTGAACTCCGCCCAGACGAACATGCCCCCGGAAGGCGCCGAACAGCGCAACGTATCGCCGAAGTGGTCTCGCGCGGCCTCGACCAGGGCCTCGGCGCGCACCGCGTACACCCTGCGGACGGTCTCGATATGACCGGCGAGCCAGGTGGAATCGGCGAGTAGTTCGGCGGCTATCTGCTGGGTCAATGCCGAACCGCACAGGTCGGCGCCTTGTTTCAGCAGTTCGACGGCCCGGCACACCCGTTCCGGAGCCACCATCCAGCCCACCCGCAGGGTGGGCGCGATGATCTTCGACGCCGACGACAGCCGGATCACCGATGCCGAGTACGAGGCCACCGGCAAGGGCGCGGGCCGGTCGAACCACAGTTCGCCGTACGGGTCGTCCTCGATCACCCAGAAACCGTGCTCTTCGGCCAGCGCCGCCAGCGCCTGCCGGCGTACCGGGCTCATGGTTACGCCACCCGGATTGTGGAAATTGCTCACGGTGTGCACGACAGCCGGCCGTTCCCCGCCGGCGATCAACTCCGCGAGCAGGTCGACCCGTAGACCCTCGTCGTCCAGCGGCACCGCGGCGATCCGCGCTCCGGCGGCGCGGAACACCTGCAGCGCACCGACATAGGCCGGATCCTCGACCACCACCAGCGCGCCCGGGTCCAGCAGTACCTCCGCGAGCAACGACAGTGCCTGCTGGGAACCGTGGGTTACGAAGACCTCGGCGATATCGACCCGGCGCCCCAGCCTGTCCGATTCCCGGTCGGCGAGTACTTCGCGCAGCGGACCCCACCCCGGTGACTCGGTGTACTGGAGTGTGGCGCTGCCGCGCAGTGCCGATTCGGCCGCGGCGGCGATCCGCGCACCGGGCATGAGTTCGGCGTCGGGCAGACCTCCGGCCAGGCTCACGATATTCGGATCGGCGGTGAGTTTCAGCAGGTCACGGATAGCGGAGCTGGTGAGGCCGGCCAGCTTGCCGGCCAGCGGCGGTTCGTAGTGCGGCATGGGGGCCTCCGGAGAATCACCAGGTAGTGCACCCGATCATCCCACGAATTTTCACCATTTGGCATTGTGATTTCACATACTGGGATCAGCGCCGATCCGCGATCACCCACAGCACGGTTTTACCGTCCCGATCCACCGTGGTCACTGTCTGCTTGTACACGGTCTTCTTACCGTCGGGCTGCAACTCGGTGAGATCGACGTCGAAGGACGCCGGGGCCCGCTCGGTGATCCGCACACAATGTGCGGTGCCCGCCGGGATATGCATATCGATCGCGTCCTGGATCGTCTCCGCGCTCGAGATAGCAGGCGAATCCACCGCCACGAACTGGCGGGCCCCGATACCATCGCGCTCCACATAGAACTGGTGCTGGAACCCCAGGATGGCGCCCGCGCCGCTGGTCGTATCCCCGACCCCGTCGCCCACGATCACCCCGCTCTCCTCGCTCGCCGGGCAGCTCAGCGCGGAATCGGCAGTCGCAGGCGTCGACGGTTCATCGTCACCTCCACTCACCTCGACGATCGCCACCCCTACCGCGACCAGAGCCACCAGGACCGCCACGCCCGTCACAATCCGGCCGACCGGGGGACGGCGGCGGGGTTTCGTCGACAGCGCACCGGCCACCGACTGTGGGGTGAGCTTCTGCGCGATCGGGTCGCTGTCCCAGGACAAACCTCCCGGCCGGGGCCGCGCCGAACCCGCGGCCGGATCGGACCCACCGGACTGATCCGGTTGATTCGACTGATTCGGCGAAGGCCAGCGCAGGTCCGGTCCCGTCTGGTGACGAACAGTGGCCTGGTCCGACTCCGGCGCACGCCCGGCGGTGTTGCGCGCGATCGGTTCCGGCGGGATCTGATGGCGGACCGTGGTCGAGTCCGGATCGGATGCGCCGACCGTGGGCCGCGCCACCGGGCGGGAATCGGCCGGAGCCGGAACCTGGACCGGAATCGAACTGCCCGGTGCCCGATACTGCGGCGGTGGCGGCGGAACCGGCGGCGGCTCCGGGGCCGAAGCCCCCGAACCACCGGCCGGTCGCCAGGTCAGCCCGGAATCCTCCGGGCGCGGAGTCGGCTTCCAGCCCGGCTCCGGTACCTCACCCGTCGGCGGACCGAACCCCGACACCGGCGGACCGAAATCGCCGGTAGGGGGCCCGAAATCCGCCCGGTCGGGTTCGCGCTCCCTGCCTTCACCCTCGCCGGTCACAGCCCATCCCTTCCGAGACACGCGGGTGGGGCGGCCGTACACGACCGCCCCACCCGGCAAGATTTCACTCGCGTCAGTACTGGAGTGAACCACCCCACTGGGTATTGACGCCACCGACGTTCAATCCCTGCTCCGGGTAGTTACCAGGCGGCAGCAACGGCGGCGGCGGCGGAATCTTGGCCACAGCGTCCAGGGCGGCGGCACCGCCCGGCTGCTGAACGATCCAATGTTCGACGGCGGCCTTCGCCGTGTTCACCGGCGTGGTGTCGATGACATGGTCGAGGCGGTTGTCCGGCAGTCCGTTCCCACCGGTGAACGTCGACACGTTGATGGTGTTCTCGTCGACGAACTCCACCGAGATACCGGCCTCGCCCGTACCCGTGGGAGTACGGAAACCGGCCGTACCGACGTAGCCGGCCTGGTTGGAGAAGTGATGGGTGTTGGCGAAATGCCCCGGAGCCAGCGAACCACCGTCGAGGGCGGCACCGATCTCCGTATGCGGACCCTGCATCTCGACCACCGGCGCCACCGGCGCCTCGTCCAGACTCGGCGCCTGCCACTGCGGGCTCTGCGGCGCGACCAGGGCATCGGTCTGCGGCGCACCCGGCTCCGCGTTCTCACCCTCGGTGTCCGGCGACGCGGCCGGGGCGTCACCCGGCTTCGCGGGCGGCTGCTGACCCTGCGGCGTATTCGGCGAGATCGCCGGCTGCGCCGGGGCAGGCTGACCGGGCACCGGCAGCGGCGCCACGCGCGGGCTGGTGACACCCGGCTGGGTCGGTCCGGTCAGGCCCTGGTCGTTCTGGCCGTCCTTCTCCGGAGTCGTGACACCGGGCTGGCTCGGGCTCGGCGTGGGGCTGCTCTCCGGCCGCTCCTGATCGCTCTGCACGCCCGGCTGGCTCGGAGTGGTCTCCGGACCGTTCTGCTGCTCGTTGGTGCCCGGCTGCGAAGGCGCAGGCGCCGGTGTCGTCGGTGTCGCCGGCTGATCGCTCGGAACGGCCCCCGCCGGCGACGCGAAAATGGCCATGGCCGCGGCAGTTGCAAGAGGCAGCGAAGTGCTCGCCACCGCCCGGCCCACCCGGTTCGGCTTACGATGTTTCACTATTCGCCCAATCCCTTTCCCGGATGCGTCGCCACTGCGGTTCACATCCAGTTCCGTCTCATCCGAGACACGAACTCCAGCGGGTGACCCGAAGTGGGCCTCGCTGTCCGAGTCCGAAAGGACGAACCCCCCGGCACCAAACCTCGCGACCGCCCGTCGATCGCATCTCTGCCTGGGAAGTGAACCATACTCGAGCAGTTCCGGCAATGTGGCGAAAACTCACCACCGGCAGGAACACTCACGGGCGGCGAACCAATGAAAAAGCAGCGACGCGACCCGTAACTCAGACCCGGTTCCGCGCCCGGAATTCGTTCTCGGACGCATTCTCCGCACAGCGGGCATGCGCAGAAAGTATCTGCCCTTTTTATGTAGCGACAAAGCGAGAGAACAGCAACCGAACGAGGGCATAACGGCCGCCCGTGCCGGGTCCACGACCGCGACCGTCGAGCGCTCGAAGCGCAAGGCTTACACGAGTCGATCGAGGCACTCCCTCCGGGCCTCACACCCTCACAGACGGCCGGTTTCCGAGGTCGAGCCCTTTTCCGTAGCGCGGAAGCGAAGGAGCGCGGCGACCGATCATGTGCGGTCGGCCAGCGGAGAGCGCCGACTGTTGAGCACCGACGAAGCCGTGACCTACCGAGACAGTCCGGCGCATCCGCACTCTCACCTCCCCGATTCGCTCGCACTTTCCGTCTATTCCGGATGGCCGCCCGCCGCGGTCGGGGCCCGCCCCGATTCTGGAGCGACGGAGCGAGGGAGCGCAGCGACCGAGCGGAGGAGTGAAGAATCGGGGTCACGAGGGCCCCGACCCGCCCCGCCGCAGGCGGGGCAAATGAACTCAGCCCAAGTCGTCGTGGCGCATGAGTTGACGGGCGGCCTCCATGACCGAACCGGTGAGCGACGGGTACACCGAAAAAGTCTGCGCCAGATCATTGACCGTCAAGTTGTTCTGCACCGCGAGCGCGATCGGCATGATCAGCTCCGAAGCGATCGGCGCGACCACCACACCACCGATCACCACCCCCGTCGCCGGGCGGCAGAAGATCTTCACGAAACCGCGGCGCAACCCCGACATCTTCGCCCGCGGATTGGTGTTGAGCGGCAGCATCACCGTGCGCGCCGGAACCTCACCGTCATCGATCGCGGTCTGACTCACGCCCACCGTCGCGATCTCCGGGCGGGTGAACACCGCCGAGGCCACCGTTTTGAGGCGGATCGGGCTGACTCCCTCGCCCAGCGCGTGATACATGGCGATCCGGCCCTGCATCGCGGCCACCGACGCAAGCGGCAACAAACCCGTGCAGTCACCCGCGGCGTAGATACCGGGCACCCCGGTCCGCGATACCCGGTCCACCCGCAGGTATCCGCCCCGATCGAGTTCGATACCGGCCTGTTCCAGGCCGAGATCACCGGTGTTCGGGATGGAGCCGACGGTCATCAGCGCATGCGATCCCGAAACGGTGCGGCCGTCGGCCAGGGTGACCAGCACCGAATCGCCCGTACGCTCCACCTTGTCGGCACGGGCGTGCTTCACCAGTTCCACACCGCGTTCGGCGAAGGCGTCCTCCAGGACCAGCGCGGCATCGGCGTCCTCACCCGGCAGTACCCGGTCCCGGCTGGACACCAGGATCACCCGCACACCCATTTCCGTATATGCGGAAACGAATTCGGCGCCGGTCACACCGGAACCGACCACCACCAAGGTCTCCGGCAGCTCCGCCAGATCGTAGAGCTGGCGCCAGTTCAGGATCCGCTCCCCGTCCGGCTCGGCACCGGGCAGCACCCGCGGCGAGGCGCCGGTCGCGAGCAGCACCACCTCCGCTTCGACGACCTCTTCGGTCGAGTCAGGGAACGACACCACGACCCGATGTGTCGCCCGGCCCGATCCCGCACCCGCCAGCCGGCCCCGCCCCGGCAGCACTCGAACCCCCGCCGCCTGCAACTTCGACCGGATATCGGAGGACTGCGCCAGCGCCAGCGCCTTCACCCGCTCGTTGACCTCCGGCAACCGCACCGCCGCTTGACTCGGATCGAGAGTGATCCCCAGGTTCCGGGCACGCCGCAGATCGGTCCGCACACCGGTGGAGGCGATGAAGGTTTTCGACGGCACGCAATCCCAGAGCACACACGCCCCGCCGATACCGTCGGAATCGATCAGCACCACTTGCGCCCCGTGCTGGGCCGCGACCAGGGCTGCCTCGTAACCGGCCGGTCCGCCACCGATGATTGCAATGCGGGTCATACATTCCCCTGTCCTGATCACCCGCGCGCGGCGCGGCAGCTTCGCGGCCCTCACTCGCCGCGTCCAGCCTAATAGGTGCTGCTCGGCGCAGGGCCATCGGCATTCCGCGTCCGACCGGAGCGAAGCTCGTGGTACCCGGCGGGTACCCGCCGCCACACCCGCGCCCCGGGCGGCCCGACCGGTCGAAGCACATCCTGGAAAGCGAATTACGACGCCCCGTACCGAAGCGAGCGACCACACAACTAAGCTGCCGGTGTGCCGATCTACGCTGCCTACGGGTCCAATATGGATTCGACCCAGATGCTCGAGCGCTGTCCGCACTCCCCCATGTCCGGGACGGGCTGGCTGGAGGGCTGGCGCCTCACGTTCAGCGGGGACGATATCGGCTGGGAAGGTCCGCTCGCCACCGTCGTCGAAGAACCCGGCTCCAGGGTCTTCGTCGTGCTCTACGACGTCTCCCCGGAAGACGAGCAACGGCTCGACCGCTGGGAAGGCTCCGATTTCGGGATCCACCGCAAGATCCGGCTCCGCGTCTCGCCCAGTCCGGGCAGCGGCACCGACCCGATCCTCGCGTGGCTGTACGTCCTCGACGCGTACGAAGGTGGGCTGCCCTCGGCGCGATACATCGGCGTGATGGCCGATGCCGCCGAGAAGGCCGGCGCGCCCGAGGAATACGTCCACGCGTTGCGTACACGCAACAGCCGGAACGTGGGACCGGGAAACAACTTCAGCTGAGCTGTGTTTATTTGCGGCGCCTGCGGCGCCGCGGGTCGAGGCCCCTGGAAGTCCCGCCGCTGCGCCCTCGAGACTCGCGCCTTCGGCGCATGCGACGTGCGGTCGGCCATCCGTGGAATGTGACCTGCGGAGCACCTCCGGCCAAGGGCGGGACGGGCTCGACCTTTTCGGGCCTCGTAAAACTCGGCACCGGGCGAGCGCGACCGTCCACGAAAGCGACACACACGAGGTTTGCCGGTGATACGAACCCGAGGAACCCGCCGGAACAAAGGCGAGCTCACCGGCGAACAGCCACCGGAACCGAGTGACAGACACACAACCCTCGACCGCACCATGCGACCGACCGGGCACGGGCACCCTCCACCGACCCGCGCAATGCTCTCAAACCCGGATGCCGACCGCGACCGCGAATCCCGGCGCAACCGCATGAGTCGAGTTTTACGAGACACCCAAAGGGTTGAGGCCGTCTCGCCGTTCAGGCCTCGAAAGCGCATGCGCCGAAGGCGCAAGTCTCGAGGCCTGAACGGCGAGACTTCAGGGCCTCAACCCCCGCGCGCGCCAGCGCGCCAAAAACACAGCACCTTCACGAGCAAGCTCACCTCTCACCCTCCCACGAGCAAGCCCACCTCTCACCCTCCCACGAGCAAGCCCACCTCCACCTTCACGAGCGAGCCCACCCCTCCTCTTCATCAACAAACCCCTCACCTACAAACCCACCCCGCACCTTCACGAACCAGCACACACTGTCAGCCTTCACCAGCGAACCCATCCCGCACCTTCACCTACGAACCCACCCTCACCTTCACGAGCAACCTCACTTCTCACCCCTCACGAGCAAACACACACCCGCTCTCACCAACAAGCCCATCACTCACCCCTCACCAGTTAGCCCACCACTCACCCCTGCAAGCAAGCCCACCACTCACCCCCGCAAGCAAGCCCACCCCTCAGCCTCACCAGCAGATCCACTCTCCCGACCTCCGCACACCACGTTCACCCCGACCCCGCCGGCGAAGCCGCCTCGGCTCCACCGGTGGGTCGGGGTGCAAGCGAGGCCGCGACCCGGCCGGCCCCGGCCCCTACCGGAACGCTCAAACCAATTCTTGCCCCGCTTGCAGAACGATATTCGTCAACGTCCGAACCCCCACCGGCAGCGCTCGCTCGTCGATGTCGAACGTCGGCTGGTGCAGGTCGAGCTGAGGGCCTTCGCCGGACCAGACGCCGAGGCGGGCCATCGCGCCGGGGACTTCTTCCAGGTACCAGGAGAAGTCCTCACCACCGCCGGATTGGGGGGTGTCGGCGAGGGCGTCGGGGCCGATGGCGCGGACCGCGTCGCTGAACATGCGGACCGATTTTTCGTCGTTGACGACGGGGGGTACCCCGCGCCGGTAGTCGAGTTGATAGCGCACTCCGGTCGGGGCGAGCAGGCCGTCGACGATTTCGCGCACCATCGGTTCGAGCAGCGCCCAGGTGGCGTGGTCGCCGGTTCGTACGGTGCCGGTGAGCATGCCGGTCTGTGGGAT is a genomic window containing:
- the glpK gene encoding glycerol kinase GlpK, translating into MRYVAAIDQGTTSSRCILFDRQGQIAGVAQREHDQIFPKPGWVEHDPETLWRNTEFVLGAVLDEADITAADIAAVGATNQRETTVVWERDTGRPVHNAIVWQDTRTDRLCTELAGESGAARYAERTGLPLSTYFSGPKVRWILDTVPGARERAEAGELCFGTVDSWLLWKLTGRHITDVTNASRTLLMDLRTLAWDEQICAEIGVPVAMLPEIRSSSEIYAEIGAGPLAGVPVAGILGDQQAAMFGQACLAPGEAKNTYGTGNFMLLNTGTTPVFSEHGLLTTVCYRLGEDPPVYALEGSIAVTGALVQWFRDNLGIISAAPEIEDLARTVEDNGGAYIVPAFSGLFAPRWRPDARGVIAGLTRFVTKAHLARAILESTAFQTREVMDAMRADAEARSLDLEATALKVDGGMVGNDLLMQFQADILDLPVVRPLVNETTALGAAYAAGLAVGYWSGTDDIRANWTADKTWIPAMSATERETRLGDWNKAVERTYNWAE
- a CDS encoding gamma-glutamylcyclotransferase; its protein translation is MPIYAAYGSNMDSTQMLERCPHSPMSGTGWLEGWRLTFSGDDIGWEGPLATVVEEPGSRVFVVLYDVSPEDEQRLDRWEGSDFGIHRKIRLRVSPSPGSGTDPILAWLYVLDAYEGGLPSARYIGVMADAAEKAGAPEEYVHALRTRNSRNVGPGNNFS
- a CDS encoding NAD(P)H-quinone dehydrogenase, producing MTRIAIIGGGPAGYEAALVAAQHGAQVVLIDSDGIGGACVLWDCVPSKTFIASTGVRTDLRRARNLGITLDPSQAAVRLPEVNERVKALALAQSSDIRSKLQAAGVRVLPGRGRLAGAGSGRATHRVVVSFPDSTEEVVEAEVVLLATGASPRVLPGAEPDGERILNWRQLYDLAELPETLVVVGSGVTGAEFVSAYTEMGVRVILVSSRDRVLPGEDADAALVLEDAFAERGVELVKHARADKVERTGDSVLVTLADGRTVSGSHALMTVGSIPNTGDLGLEQAGIELDRGGYLRVDRVSRTGVPGIYAAGDCTGLLPLASVAAMQGRIAMYHALGEGVSPIRLKTVASAVFTRPEIATVGVSQTAIDDGEVPARTVMLPLNTNPRAKMSGLRRGFVKIFCRPATGVVIGGVVVAPIASELIMPIALAVQNNLTVNDLAQTFSVYPSLTGSVMEAARQLMRHDDLG
- a CDS encoding aminotransferase-like domain-containing protein, whose protein sequence is MPHYEPPLAGKLAGLTSSAIRDLLKLTADPNIVSLAGGLPDAELMPGARIAAAAESALRGSATLQYTESPGWGPLREVLADRESDRLGRRVDIAEVFVTHGSQQALSLLAEVLLDPGALVVVEDPAYVGALQVFRAAGARIAAVPLDDEGLRVDLLAELIAGGERPAVVHTVSNFHNPGGVTMSPVRRQALAALAEEHGFWVIEDDPYGELWFDRPAPLPVASYSASVIRLSSASKIIAPTLRVGWMVAPERVCRAVELLKQGADLCGSALTQQIAAELLADSTWLAGHIETVRRVYAVRAEALVEAARDHFGDTLRCSAPSGGMFVWAEFTDGTDTTELLPHALDAGVAFVPGRAFAVSELYSNAMRMCFTTAAPEALAEAVTRLARAAEHRTPVHSAQL